Below is a window of Clostridium sp. JN-1 DNA.
TTCTAGAGTTATTTTTAGAAATAGTTATATATTTAACAATCAATTATCCCTAATAGGGTAATTTAGTGGAATAAAAAGTAAAATCAATTTTGAATTAATAGAAAAATAGGAATACAATTTAGTTAAGAGGTAATTTTTATAGTAAGATAATTATGCGATTTTTTGATTATAATTGTATTTTTTTTAACAGTTATAGTATAGATAGGCAATTACTCTTTAATTTTATGTATCAATTATAATTTATGGAGGGATTACGATATGAGTTGGGAAGAATTATGTAAAGATAAAATTGTAAGTGCAAAAGAAGCTGTATCTAAGATAAAATCTGGAGACAGAGTGGTTTTAGGACCTGCTGTTGCAGAACCATTGGAATTAGTTAGAGCAATGGTAGAAAATAAAGAACAATATAGGAATGTAGAAATAGTTCATATGTTGGCCATGGGTGAAAGTCCATATGCACAGCCAGGTATGGAAAAATACTTTAACTATAATTCATTCTTTGTTGGTAAAAAGACTAGAGATGCAGTTAATTCTGGAAGAGCAGATTATACGCCTTGTTTCTTTTATGAGTTACCCAAACTATTTAAGGAAGGATATTTGCCTGTAGATGTTGCACTTATTGAATTAAGTGTACCAGATAAACATGGATTCTGTAGTTTTGGAGTATCAAATGTTTATGCTAAAGCTGGAGCAGAATGTGCTAAAATTGTAATTGCAGAAATAAATGAAAATATGCCAAGGGTTATGGGAGATTCATTTATACATGTATCTCAAATAGATTATATGGTAAAGGTTTCTTATCCAATACCAGAAATAAAACCAGCTAAAATAGGAGACGTAGAAAAAGCAATAGGAAAGTATTGTGCATCCTTAATTGATGATGGTTCAACCCTTCAACTTGGTATAGGTGGTATTCCAGATGCAGTGCTTTTATTCCTAAAAGATAAAAAAGATTTAGGTCTGCATACAGAGATGTTATCTGATGGAGTAGTTGAATTAGTAAAATCTGGGGTTATTACAAACAAGAAGAAGGCTCTTCATCCTGGTAAAGCAATTGCATCATTTTGCATGGGAAGCAAAGCATTATATGATTTTATAGATAATAATCCGATGGTTGAAGCATATCCAGTAGACTATGTAAATGATCCTACAGTTATAATGCAAAATTCTAAAATGGTATCTATAAATTCTTGTGTTGAAGTAGATTTAATGGGTCAAGTTTGTGCTGAAAGTATAGGTACAACACAAATAAGCTCAGTAGGTGGACAAATTGACTTTATAAGAGGAACTAGTATGGCTAAGGATGGAAAGTCAATTATTGCAATGACATCTACAGCTGCTAAAGGAAAAGTATCTAAAATAGTTCCATTTTTAAAGACAGGTACTCCTATTACAACATCAAGAAATGATGTTCAATATATAGTTACAGAATATGGTATTGCTCAGCTTAAAGGAAAAACTTTGAAACAAAGGGCTAAGG
It encodes the following:
- a CDS encoding acetyl-CoA hydrolase/transferase C-terminal domain-containing protein codes for the protein MSWEELCKDKIVSAKEAVSKIKSGDRVVLGPAVAEPLELVRAMVENKEQYRNVEIVHMLAMGESPYAQPGMEKYFNYNSFFVGKKTRDAVNSGRADYTPCFFYELPKLFKEGYLPVDVALIELSVPDKHGFCSFGVSNVYAKAGAECAKIVIAEINENMPRVMGDSFIHVSQIDYMVKVSYPIPEIKPAKIGDVEKAIGKYCASLIDDGSTLQLGIGGIPDAVLLFLKDKKDLGLHTEMLSDGVVELVKSGVITNKKKALHPGKAIASFCMGSKALYDFIDNNPMVEAYPVDYVNDPTVIMQNSKMVSINSCVEVDLMGQVCAESIGTTQISSVGGQIDFIRGTSMAKDGKSIIAMTSTAAKGKVSKIVPFLKTGTPITTSRNDVQYIVTEYGIAQLKGKTLKQRAKALINIAHPNFKKELIDSYEKRFNCKYEE